In Solea senegalensis isolate Sse05_10M linkage group LG18, IFAPA_SoseM_1, whole genome shotgun sequence, a single window of DNA contains:
- the LOC122759322 gene encoding hemoglobin subunit beta-1-like, whose amino-acid sequence MVVWTPEEIKTITGIFSSLDYEDIGPKALCRCLIVYPWTQRYFGSFGNLYNAAAIKSNPNIAAHGVKVLRGLDRAVKNMDNIKATYAELSTLHSEKLHVDPDNFNLLADCLTIVIAAKMGDDFTPETQATFQKFLAVVVNALGKQYH is encoded by the exons ATGGTTGTCTGGACTCCAGAAGAAATCAAGACCATCACCGGCATCTTCTCCAGCCTGGACTATGAGGACATCGGCCCCAAGGCTCTGTGCAG GTGTCTGATCGTTTACCCCTGGACTCAGAGGTATTTCGGTAGCTTCGGTAACCTCTACAACGCCGCCGCCATCAAGAGCAACCCCAACATCGCAGCTCACGGAGTCAAGGTGCTCCGCGGTCTGGACCGCGCTGTGAAGAACATGGACAACATCAAGGCAACCTATGCCGAGCTGAGCACCCTGCACTCTGAGAAGCTGCACGTCGACCCCGACAACTTTAAT CTGCTGGCCGACTGTCTGACCATCGTCATCGCCGCCAAAATGGGAGACGACTTTACCCCAGAGACCCAGGCCACCTTCCAGAAGTTCCTGGCTGTGGTGGTGAATGCTCTGGGAAAACAGTACCACTAA
- the hbae5 gene encoding hemoglobin, alpha embryonic 5: MSLTDNDIATVKAIWPKIAKVANEVGPESLARMLCIYPQTKIYFSHWSDLSIQSTKVKEHGVVIMKGLSLAVEKINDMANGLQDLSQKHAFQMRVDPANFRLLSQCIHVVLAKRFKAEYTPEVHLAMDKFLSNVALAIAEKYR; this comes from the exons ATGAGTCTCACCGACAACGACATAGCCACCGTCAAGGCTATCTGGCCCAAAATCGCCAAGGTGGCGAATGAAGTTGGTCCAGAATCTCTGGCCAG GATGCTGTGCATCTACCCCCAGACCAAGATCTACTTCTCCCACTGGTCAGACCTGAGCATCCAATCCACCAAGGTCAAGGAGCACGGTGTGGTGATCATGAAAGGCCTGAGCTTGGCCGTGGAGAAGATAAACGACATGGCCAACGGCCTGCAGGACCTCAGCCAGAAGCACGCCTTCCAGATGAGAGTGGACCCGGCAAACTTCAGG TTGCTGTCCCAGTGCATTCACGTGGTGCTCGCCAAGAGGTTCAAGGCAGAGTACACTCCTGAGGTTCACCTCGCCATGGACAAGTTCCTGAGCAACGTGGCCCTGGCCATCGCTGAGAAATACCGTTAA